The following nucleotide sequence is from Candidatus Hydrogenedentota bacterium.
ATCGAGCCACGACTGGTGGACTTCAGCACCGGCGGCTTTTATGAAGGCGCCGACGCGGACCCGGCCAAGTACGACCAGCGCGCCGCGCTGAAAGACCCGGCCATGAGCGCGGCGGCGCCCGAGAATGCGGCCCAGGTGCTGCGCGTGCCCAAGCTCGCCCTGGTCTATCTCGTGAAGAACGATGCCGGCGCGGTGGAAGAGATAATCCTGCCGGTCGAGGGCAAGGGCCTGTGGTCCATGCTTTACGGCTACCTGGCGCTGGCGGCCGACACGACCACGGTCAAGGGCATCATCTTCTATGAACACGGCGAGACGCCCGGGCTCGGCGGCGAAGTCGAGAACCCGGTCTGGACCGCGAAGTGGCGGGATAAGCAGGCCTTCGACAAAGAGGGCAAACCGGCGATCACCGTCGTCAAAGGCGCTGCCGGCGACGACCCGCATAAGGTGGACGGCCTCTCCGGCGCAACGCTGACCAGCCGCGGCGTGACCAATCTGCTGGCGTTCTGGCTCGGCGATAACGCGTTCGGGCCGTTCCTCAAGAAATTCCGCGAGCAACAAGGGAGTTGACAGCCATGGCGTTTCCCCTCGCATTCGGCAAGAAGGAACGGGCCGTATTGCTGGACCCGGTCTTCAACAACAACCCGATCATGCTCCAGGTGCTCGGCATCTGTTCCGCGCTGGCCGTCACGACGAAACTAGACAAGGCCATCGTCATGGCCATCTCGCTTACGGTGGTCACGGGCTTCTCCAACCTCGCCGTGAGCATCATCCGGAACTATATACCGACCAACGTTCGGATCATCATCCAACTGACCATCATCGCCTCACTCGTGATCATTACGGACCAGGTGCTCAAAGCCTTTGTGCCCGCGATCAGCAAGCAGTTGTCCGTGTTCGTGGGCTTGATCATCACGAACTGCATCGTCATGGGCCGCGCGGAAGCATACGCCATGCAGAACCCGCCCTGGGCAAGCTTCATCGACGGCATCGGCAACGGGCTCGGCTACAGCATGATCCTCGTCGGCGCGGGGGTCATCCGCGAATTGCTGGGCTCCGGCAAACTGCTCGGATACAGCATCTTGCCGCTCGTAACGGAAAAGGTGGGCGAGAACCAGTATGGCTGGTACGTGCCGAACGGCATGATGCTCATGGCGCCGGGGGCGTTGTTCATTATCGGGTTCTTCATTTGGGCTATGCGCACGTGGAAGCCCGAGCAGATGGAGAAAGAATAAGGCCATGCTGGAACACTTTCTGAATCTGGGAATCAAGGCCATCTTCATCGAGAACATGGCGCTGGCGTTCTTTCTGGGGATGTGCTCGTTCATGGCATGCTCGAAGAAGGTCGAAACCGCAATGGGCCTCGGCACCGCGGTGATCTTCGTGCTCGTGGTCGCCGTCGCCATCAGCAACCTCATTTTCAACTACCTGCTGCGGGAAGGCGCGCTGGCCTGGGTGCATCCGGCCATGAAAACCGTGGACCTGGGTTTCCTGAGCTTTCTGGCTTACATCGGCGCCATCGCGGCCATGACGCAGTTGGTGGAGATGACCCTGGACCGGTTCGTGCCCACACTCTATGCCGCACTTGGTATCTTTCTGCCGCTCATCGCGGTGAACTGCGCGATTCTGGGCGCGGCCCTGTTCATGGAGCAGCGCGACTACCAGTTCGCCGACGCCATGGTCTTCGCCATCGGCTCGGGCGTGGGCTGGGCGCTGGCGATCACGGCCATGGCCGCGATTCGCGAAAAGATGCGGTATAGCGACGTTCCGGTGGCCCTGCGCGGCCTGGGGATGGCGTTTATTCTGACGGGACTGATGGCGATGGGTTTCATGGCCTTTTCTGGCATTCAACTGTAAACCGGGGGAGTGCGAACGCCCTATGCAAATCGTTCTACTCGGCATGTTGATGTTCACCATTTTGGTGCTGAGCCTCGTGATTATGCTGATGATCGCCAAAGCGAAGCTCGTCAGCAGCGGCACCGTCTCCATTCTCATTAATGACGACGCGGACAAGGCATTGACGGTCCCCGTCGGCGGCAGCCTGCTGGGCACCCTGGCCAATCAGAAAATCTTCATCCCTTCCGCCTGCGGCGGCAAGGGAAGCTGCGGCGTCTGCAAGGTCACCGTCAAGGAAGGCGGCGGCGCGCTCCTGCCCACGGAAGAAGCGCACATCAACCGCGGCCAAGCCCGCGCCGGGCTGCGCCTCTCCTGCCAGGTCAAGGTGAAGCAGCCGCTCAAGATCGAGCTGCCGCCGGAAGTGTTCGACGTGCGCAAGTGGACCTGCAAGGTCCGCTCGAACCACAATGTGGCCACGTTTATCAAGGAACTCGTGCTCGAATTGCCGCCCGGCGAAGAAGTGCCGTTCCGCGCGGGCGGGTACATCCAGATCGAATGCCCGCCGCACACGATTCACTACAAGGATTTCGATATCGAGCCGCAATACCGCGACGCGTGGGATGCGTTCAAGCTATGGGACCTGAAATCGGCCACGGACGAAACGGTCACGCGCGCTTACTCGATGGCCAACTACCCGGAGGAAAAGAGCATTATCATGCTGAACGTGCGCATCGCGACACCGCCGCCGCGCACACAGGGCATTCCACCGGGCATCATGTCTTCCTACATCTTCAGCCGGAAGCCGGGCGACGAAGTGGTTATCTCGGGGCCTTTCGGCGAATTTTTCGCGAAGGACACGGACCGCGAAATGTGCTTCATCGGCGGCGGCGCGGGCATGGCACCCATGCGTTCTCACATCTTCGACCAGTTCAAGCGGCTGAAGACAAAGCGGAAAGCCACGTACTGGTACGGCGCGCGCAGCCTGCGCGAGATGTTCTACGTCGAGGATTTCGATTCGATCCAGGCCGAAAGCCCGAACTTCAAGTGGCACGTGGCGCTGTCGGAACCAGTGCCGGAAGACAATTGGACCGGTCTCACGGGATTCATCCATCAGGTGCTGTACGACAACTACTTGAAGGAACACCCCGCGCCGGAAGATATCGAATACTACATCTGCGGGCCGCCCATGATGCTCAATGCGTGTCTGAACATGCTGCACAACCTCGGCGTCGAGGATGAGATGATTGCCTTCGACAACTTCGGCTGAAAAACGGTTCACATTCAGGATCTTCTGGAGCGCGGCCGCGGCCGTGCTCCTTGTATTCCTGCTTGTGGGCCGTTGCGGTACGGTCGTTGGACCCGCGGAAACGATCCTGACGGGCGTTACCATGGGGACGACCTACGCGATCAAGATCAGTGACGCCCTGCCCGGCGAACGGCTCACGCCGCTTGCACAGTCCGTTGATGAACTGCTCACCGAACTCAATCGCGTCTTCTCCACCTATGTCGAGGATTCCGAACTCTCCCGATTCAACCAGAGCAATGGCGCGACGCCCTTTGCCCTGTCCAACGATCTGCGGCGGGTGTTCGAAATCGCGATCGAGACGAGCCGGCAGACCGGGGGGGCCTTCGACGTGACGGTCGGCCCGTTTGTGAACGCCTGGGGCTTCGGACCCGATATGCCCGC
It contains:
- the nqrF gene encoding NADH:ubiquinone reductase (Na(+)-transporting) subunit F, with the translated sequence MQIVLLGMLMFTILVLSLVIMLMIAKAKLVSSGTVSILINDDADKALTVPVGGSLLGTLANQKIFIPSACGGKGSCGVCKVTVKEGGGALLPTEEAHINRGQARAGLRLSCQVKVKQPLKIELPPEVFDVRKWTCKVRSNHNVATFIKELVLELPPGEEVPFRAGGYIQIECPPHTIHYKDFDIEPQYRDAWDAFKLWDLKSATDETVTRAYSMANYPEEKSIIMLNVRIATPPPRTQGIPPGIMSSYIFSRKPGDEVVISGPFGEFFAKDTDREMCFIGGGAGMAPMRSHIFDQFKRLKTKRKATYWYGARSLREMFYVEDFDSIQAESPNFKWHVALSEPVPEDNWTGLTGFIHQVLYDNYLKEHPAPEDIEYYICGPPMMLNACLNMLHNLGVEDEMIAFDNFG
- the nqrE gene encoding NADH:ubiquinone reductase (Na(+)-transporting) subunit E, with protein sequence MEHFLNLGIKAIFIENMALAFFLGMCSFMACSKKVETAMGLGTAVIFVLVVAVAISNLIFNYLLREGALAWVHPAMKTVDLGFLSFLAYIGAIAAMTQLVEMTLDRFVPTLYAALGIFLPLIAVNCAILGAALFMEQRDYQFADAMVFAIGSGVGWALAITAMAAIREKMRYSDVPVALRGLGMAFILTGLMAMGFMAFSGIQL
- a CDS encoding NADH:ubiquinone reductase (Na(+)-transporting) subunit D produces the protein MAFPLAFGKKERAVLLDPVFNNNPIMLQVLGICSALAVTTKLDKAIVMAISLTVVTGFSNLAVSIIRNYIPTNVRIIIQLTIIASLVIITDQVLKAFVPAISKQLSVFVGLIITNCIVMGRAEAYAMQNPPWASFIDGIGNGLGYSMILVGAGVIRELLGSGKLLGYSILPLVTEKVGENQYGWYVPNGMMLMAPGALFIIGFFIWAMRTWKPEQMEKE
- a CDS encoding Na(+)-translocating NADH-quinone reductase subunit C; the protein is MQREGTLYTIIFSCVVCGICSVLVSGAAVGLKPRQEANKILDRQTKVLSVAGKIGEDESLSRTEIQERYAKYIEPRLVDFSTGGFYEGADADPAKYDQRAALKDPAMSAAAPENAAQVLRVPKLALVYLVKNDAGAVEEIILPVEGKGLWSMLYGYLALAADTTTVKGIIFYEHGETPGLGGEVENPVWTAKWRDKQAFDKEGKPAITVVKGAAGDDPHKVDGLSGATLTSRGVTNLLAFWLGDNAFGPFLKKFREQQGS